The genomic stretch TTCAGCAAACTGGAACTGGGTGGACTGGGGTGAGTTTGTGTTGGCCGTGCTGTTCAGTGTGGCTTTGGGACGGGCGCCCTGCGGGAGGACTGGCAGTGGGGAGGCCAGCTTTGTctgaggggagaggaagagctTGGCGTCCAGGGTCTGAAGCCAGCCTCTGATTTCTGGAGAGCCAACTGGTAGGGCTGGCATGGTGTTGACAAGACCGAGCTCGTCTCTTTGGCACCGTATGCCCAGTGCAGATGGTGCGAGGCCCCGGAACAGCTGGGCTGCGTGGTGTCTGGGGAGtggctgccatgggcaggacaTGCTGGCAAGGTGTTCCCCACCGGGACCTGCTCCACCTCGgtgagcaggggctgtgccccGGCATGGGGCCGAGGGTACAGCAAGGTCTGCggggctgccccaggctgcTGGCTTCCCTGAGCAGGCCAAATGGGTGCCGCTGGCCGTGGCAGCCTCCTGCAGAGATACAGGACTGGAGTTCAGCTGGGTGAGCCGAGCAGAGTGCAGTTGAGGGAAAGGGGATCTGGAGCCCAGGCAGGTGGGTTTACATGCAGCTGGAAGACCAACCTCTGCCCCTGACACCCCCTCACTGCCTCGGATGGGGTCTCCTTTCTCCTGCAGCAAactcctgcctccagcctccgAGGACCTCATGAGATGCCTGgagcccagccccgctccgAGCTTACCTCTCACCAAGCACGCTGCTGGAGCCGACCAGAAGCCTGCCGCCTGCCTCTCGGACGCTGCCCTGGTGCTGTGACCGGGCAGCTGCCGTccctccctggggacacctCAACCTACCTCAAAGGAAGAAACgggagctggctctgcagagcGAGGACTGGGGAGCCCCCTGCGCTGCACACGTGCCTGCGGGCTGTTTTTAGGGAGGGCTGTTGTACTGGGGCGAGCTGGGTGACTTccttttttcaaacaaatggCAGGAGCTGGTGAAGTTGGGTTTGTGGCTGATGTTCAAGCTggacggggggggggcggtTTCTTTGCTGCATGGGAGCTGTGAGCCAGTTTGGAGTCAGCCTggccttcccttccctgagcAGCATGGGCTGAGCCTGTGCTTGCCCATGTCCCCCTGCACTGACCCGGAGCCTCTGGGAGCCCCAGGGAGCTCAGTCTGCTCCCCCTCACTGCAGGCCAGAGCGGGGAGAGCCTGGTACCCCTGGAGAGAAGTTCTCGGCCACCACACTGCTCCtctgggaggagcagggcttggCCCTCCTAGCCCATATGTTTTATCCTTTCTCAATGCCCATGCCACCCACCTGCCCTTTGCCAGCCGTGGGTTGTGGGCAGAAGCTGGGCCTTTTGCCCCCGCCTGGCTCCCTGTGGTACGAGCACAGCGGTGGTGCTGTGGGGAGCATCCCCTCGGCGCTCCATCCTCCAGGGTCACCTGCAGTGCgtggggggggctgcaggcaggtgctGTTCTCCTGGGTGCTGGTCTATTTTCCCTTCGTTTTTCAAGGATTTCCATTAAAGTTTAGCACTCGGCTGCTCTCGTGGCCTCTCTGTCTCCAGCTGCTGTGTCCCCACACCTGGCAGACCCCTTGCTGCAGGGGGGTGTGGGGGGcctggctgccctgccctgcGGCTGGCAGAaaccccttccttcccctctccccgcagccccccgtgCCCGTAGCTGGGCCCTGTTTTCTGGTCTCCTTGGTGACAATCTCATCACTCCTCGGCTTCTCTCCAGCACCTGAAAATAGCCGCCGAAAGTGGAgatgcctgctgccagcaccgccGCAGCGGCCAGCCTGGAGCCAGGCTGCCCGGCTCGGGGGCCGGCCGCTTACAGCTGCGTGCCGGTGCCACACGGGAGTGGGGCGGCTGGGGGGGTCCTTGGGGCACCCCGGCGCTGCTGGCTtgtgcccagcacccagcccctgcctcatccctcctcttcctcccggCTTTCCTCACTGCCTTCGCTGTGGTGCTCAGGGAGCAAGGGCTTCGCTCCTCGTGCCCCTTACGGGGTGCACGGGGGTGCTCGCAGCTGGCCCCTGCATCCCGCGGGTATTTTGGGAAGCTGTCGGCTGTGATTTAAAACCCTGCGCCTGGCCCTGCCTGGCAGCATCACCCCCACGCTGGGCCCTGACCTGGGGGGGCCCACGGCCCCGCTCCCCACCGTGACCCCCAGCCGTCCCACGGGGGGGCACGGAGCCGCTGCGTCCCCACGGCCAGCCCCGGGGCCCGCTCGCCCCCGGCAGCAGGCCAGGCGTTCCTTGAACCTTCCCGAAATAGCAACGGAGCCGGCGTCCATCACCCTTCCCTCGCCTCCCCGTGGCCAGCGCTGTCCCCAGgcctcagcccccagcaggtGCCGCGGGCTGGGGGTGACAGGGTGGCGCTGCGGGTGCTGCCCGGCGGCCCCCCCGTTGGCGGGGGCATGGCTGGCATTGCTCAGTGACACCCTATCTGCCAGGGCCCGGCCAGCCGCGGGCCCAGAATAGCAGCGCTGCCCTGCAGTCAGCATGGAGCAactccccggccccgctgctccccagGTACCCCCGGGACGGGCGGGGGGCACGGCCTGCAAGGCGCCGCCTGGGGACCGGCCACCCTGGGTGGGGGGcatgggggagggggggctgctggcaccttCCCACGGCCGGGCAGGCGTGGGGACGAGGGCACGGGGCACGGCACGAGCCGCCTGCCTGCCCCGGTGCCGCCAGCCCCGGGGAATGGTTGGGGTGGGGGGCGTTTGTGTAGGGTCACCTCCCTGCTGGGGATAGCTGTGGTGTCGTTGGGGAGCAGCCCGCGCAGCTCTGTTATTGTAGGGTGCCATGTAAACATTGGCTCTGCCGCTGGCTCTGCCCTGGTGCGTGCCTCTTTGTTATGGTAGGGTCTCCCTGGGGGACTGCTGGGGACGTGGGGCCAGCCGGCCGGTCCTGCTCGCCCCCCTCCCGCCTGGGGCTGCCCCTTTGTTATTGTAGGGTCTCCTGGCGCCGAGGCCCCCCGATACCTGCAGCCCCACGCTGCAGGTGGGGCTGGCCGGGCTCCCAGCATCGGAGGAAGCCGGAGCAGGATTTACACCTTgggggccgggggagggagaggaagggcgCGGGGCTCGCCTGGGCTGCCACAGCAGAGGGAGCACCCGCGTGGCCCCGCATCCCCTGCCCACCCCGGGGGCCCCTGCTGATCCCCCGGAGGGGGCGACGAGCCCCTGCCCCTCGGGGCTGTGGTGGCTGGGGGCTCCCCACCTGCACCCCGGGCTGGGGGAGCCGTGGCAGCGAGGTGGGTGCAGGAAGCCCCCTCGGGTGTGGGGTGAGGCTGGGTGAGGTGCTGCTGACCCCCCCCCATCTGTCTGTGACCCCCCAGATGGCGCCGCTGGATGCCGCTGCCCGCCCCGAGGACGAAGGTGGGTAGCGGGGGTCTGCTGGCCCCAGGGGGTCGCTGCCTCCTCCCGCAGCATCCCCCGGTGTGGGGGCTCCGGGAcctggcagcagggctcagggcCGGGGCAGGTTTGCCCGCAGGGTTCCCAGAGGCGCCGTGccccagggaggaggaggaagaggaggaggaggaggacaggcgGAGGAGCCCCAGGCCCGTCACCTTCACGCTGGGCAgcgaggtgctggggctgggccccGAGGCGGATTTCCAGACCCCCGACGCCGAGGTCTACATGCACTTCTTGAGGAGCCACTGCTGCTACGACGCCGTCCCCACCAGCTGCAAGCTCGTCGTCTTCGACACCAGCCTGGAGGTGAGGCCACGGGGCACCAGCGGGGacagcccgggggggggctcagggaCCCCCTGACCCCCTCCCCGCTCTGCTGCCAGATCAAGAAGGCTTTTGTGGCGCTGGTGGCCAACGGGGTGCGTGCCGCCCCGCTGTGGGACAGCAAGACGCAGAGCTTCGTGGGTGAGTGccgggagccccggggccgtgccgggcccgCTGTGGGGCGCGGGCAGCACGGCCAGCCCCCCGTGTCTCCGCAGGGATGCTCACCATCACCGACTTCATCAACATCCTCCACCGCTACTACCGCTCGCCCCTGGTGAGTGCCGgggtgggcacggggcagggcagggcagggggtggccCCTCCCTGCTTCTCTTCGTCCCCCGCTCCGTGGGCAGACCGCGAGCTGCTCTGGAGCATCCCAGGGATTGGTGTGGCTTTGGGACACCAAAAGGGTCCCCACGACGTGACCCCATGGGGAGGGATGCTGGAGAAAGGGGCAGTCCCCCCAGAGCCCCCTTGGTCCCCAGCTGGGCCCCCCTGACCAGGGCTTCTCCCTGCCCTCAGGTTCAGATCTACGAGGTGGAGGAGCACAAGATTGAGACGTGGAGAGGTAAAACGGGGAGGTGACGGGGGTGTCTGGGCTGGGGGCGGCGTGCCCGGCACGGAGGTGGCTCGGGGGCTGTGGGGCCCCGCTCCCACCGCTCTCCCTTCGCAGAGGTGTACCTGCAGGGCTCCTTCAAGCCGCTGGTCTACATCTCACCGAGCAATAGGTGAGCTCCTGCCCGCGGGGGAGAGCGGGTGGGACGCCCACCTGGCTGCCCTCGCTGCAGCCGTGCTCCCCACGGGGTGTgcccggggggctggggggcttcCAGGCATAGCCATGTCCCCCCGCGCCGTTCCCTGCAGCCTCTTCGACGCCGTCTACTCCCTGATCAAGCACAAGATCCACCGCCTGCCCGTCATCGAGCCCACCTCGGGCAACGTCCTGCACATCCTGACGCACAAACGCATCCTCAAGTTCCTCCACATCTTCGTGAGtgcgggggcagcggggacagGGGGCGCACGGGGGGGTCGGGTGCAGGGGGCGCGCTGCTCGCCAGGGCCGTGTAGTGTGTGCACACGTGGGGTGCCGGGGTTGTGTGCGTACACAGGTGTGTGTGCACTGCCCCAAACAGGGCTCCACCATCCCCAAGCCGCGCTTCCTGAAGAAGACGGTGCAGGAGCTGTGCGTTGGCACCTTCCGCAACGTGGCCGTGGTGCCCGAGACCGCCCCCATCTACGCGGCGCTGGAGATCTTCGTGGACCGCCGCGTCTCCGCGCTGCCCGTCATCAACGACGCCGGTACACGGGGCGGAGGGGCCCGGCAGAGCCCCCCTGATCCCCCTCTGCGGTGCCtcctgccccgtccccagccccaaaaccccTCCTGCCGTCCCTGCGCCCCCTCCTGAGCCCCCGTGCTGTCTCCTCGCAGGGCAGGTGGTCGGGCTCTACTCCAGGTTCGATGTCATTGTGAGTACCGTGCTCGCACGGCCGTGCGCCAGCGTGGTGGCACGAGCCTGCACGTGGGGAAGGTGGGGATGTGCCAGGTCCGGGCTGTCGGGGCACTCACACGCTGCCACATGCCCCGGCACCCGTCCCACGTGCGGTGACACGCGTGGTGGCACGCGCCCACCCCGTGCATCTGGGCGCCACCTCTCCCGCAGCACCTGGCGGCCCAGAAGACCTACAACAACCTGGACATCAGCGTGCGCGAGGCGCTGCGGCAGCGCACCGTGTGCCTGGAGGGGGTCCTCACCTGCTACCCCCACGAGACCATGGAGGACATCATCGACCGCATCGCCAAGGAGCAGGTAGGTGAGCGGCCGGGCGGCGCCCCTCCTGCCCGCCAGCACCGGCCCTGCCTTCTGCCCGACCCCCCCGTGACGCTCTGGCCGTGCCCGCAGGTCCATCGCCTGGTTCTGGTGGACGAGAACCAGTACCCGCGGGGCATCGTCTCCCTCTCCGACATCCTCCAGGCCCTCGTGCTCACTCCCGCAGGTATCGATGCTCTTAACTCTTAGCCCACGACGCTCCATCTTTCTCCATTCGCACCCTCCATTTCTCTCCGCTTCAGGTaggcgctgcccccccccccccccgctgcgtgcctgccccctccccaccgctGGGTCCCCGTCACCGCACCACTGGGGTCACACACCCCGGTGTGGCACTTTCTGGGTGGGGAGTGGGCTCGGGACCCCCCCACACCTGGTCCCAGCAGCGCCCAGTGGCCCCACGCAGACAGGGTGCCAAACACGCGAGTCCTGGGACCTCCCCAGCACGGTGCCTTCACCATCCCCTCGCAAGTCCCCGCTGTCCTCTGtactgtccccatgtcccctgtgctgtccctgtgccctgtggctgctggggcaggacgGAGTGCCGTGCCacagggtgcccagccccacgccggTGCCCGCCGGGGGTTACGGCCTCGTGCGCTCTCGCCCCACAGGCATCGACTGAAGACACCGGGGAAGTGCCGCCGCCGTCTCGTCTGACTCGGGGCCTCTTGCTTGGCCCGGCCCAGGCACTGGCGGGGCCGTGGAAGGAGGCTCAGGCCCTGGGGGCTCTCCATATGGGGGGGCTGCCCACCCACCCCGCTGCTGGGACTCGTCTTGAGCCCGGGGCCAGCTCCCTCCAGCCTTGGGGAGGACCAAGGGCGAGCACGTGGGGATGCCTGACGGGCACCGTGCCGAGAAGGGCTGCGCAGCCGGGTGCAGGGACCCTCCTGGCCacccccatcccatcccatcccaaaCTGCTGCCGGATCCCAGTGCTTCAGCCCCCGGTGAGCTGggtcctgctggctgtggcGGCACCGGGTGCTGGGCTCGGGCACAGGAGGGGCACAGTGGCGTGGCTCAGCTGCACACACAGCCTTGTTTATTGTAGGGTCTCCTAGGGCTGGAGCGCCCCGGCAGCGGTGCTTGCAAGGGGACcttgcacacttttttttttttttgggggggggtatttatttctgtgctttgttggAATAAAGCTGCCCGCCCCAGGCACCGCGTCCTCGCCTTTCTGGGCGTGCAGCCTGGCACGGCTCCTccgggctggggagggggtgccGGGTGCTGGGGTGCCCACCTGGGGACGGCCACAGGTGGCACCTCTGCCCCCGTGGGGACAGCCAGCAGGACACCCTGGGGCACGCAGCTTGATGGCTCCACCACGGCTGGTggcccctggggacagggggagctGAGCCCATCCTCCCCCTGCTGCCTCACCCAGCCGCTCaccctgccccctccccgcgccccTCTGCCAGCGTCTCGGGGGAGGAACGACTGATAGCGAAAGGTCCCGTGTGATGCACGCCCCCCACACTGGCTGGCGCTGCCGGGGGGCACGGTGCCAGCCCCGGGTGGtgccagccccctccccacggCGGGGACCTGCTGCCAGCCGCAGCTTTACTCCGTCCCTCCGCAAACCCCAAAGCCCCGCTGGCGGCTCCATCCTGCCCCatgaggtggtggtggtgggggggaaactgaggcacggagaaAGGGCTGGGGCCAAGGTCAGTTATTGAGACAGGACCCGGGCGTCCTGGCCCCAGGCACAGATCCACGCGCAGCGACACGATCACGGGACGAAGGAGACACCCCACGGCCGCAAGCCccctccctgtgccccccccccccccccccagcaggcagagctcctgGGTCCCCGCCACAGCCCCGGGGGGCAcgggacggggcgggggggggggacccctGGCAGCGTGTGAAAGGCACAGCAACGCCCCAAGCCTCCTGCTCAGGGGGCCCCCGGGCGAGCGATGAACTCCAGGTTGATGGGCTTGTCGGCCACCAGCACGATGCGGGACACGGACGTCACCTCCACGCCGCGGGGGTCCGGCCGCACCTCGAATGCTTGGATGATctggggggggagagaaaagggagtgGTGGTGCCTCAagacccccctcccccccagagACACCCATCGGGGCCCCTCCTCACCCTGGCGAGGGCCAGGTGCATCTCCAGCTCGGCGATGCGGCGGCCGACGCAGGCGCGGACCCCGTAGCCGAAGGGGATGGAGCTGAAGGGGTGGTGGGGGGAGCCGTAGCCCCGGAGCCAGCGCTGGGGCAGGAACCGCTCGGGCTCGGGGAAGTAGGTCTCATCGTGGGACATGGCGTAGTGCGCCAGGACGAAGAGGGTCTGCGGGGCGAGAAGGGGGTTAATGCCCCTGGGGGCACGGCGGGGTCCCCCCTGAGTGACCCCACTCACGTTCTTGGGGAAGAGGTAGTCTCCGATGATGATGTCCTTCTCGTAAAAGACCCTGGCGTTGGTGGGCACCACGGGGTAGACCCTGGGCCGGGATGTGGGGAGAGTTGGTGCGGGAGCTGCTCCCACCTGGGCCCCGAGGCAGGGCCAGGAGGAACCTCTCCCGCTGCTCCGTGGCTCCGTCTCCCCAGAGAGGATGTGGGTGGGTGGTGGATGGATGCAGCCCCAGGGGTCTGCAACCCAGCCCTCCACCCTGCCTGGCCGGTGCCCCCATCACCAGCACCCCCCAGAGCgtggggccaggctgggctgTACCTCAGCGTCTCCTTGATGATGGCCCGGAGCATCGGCATCTTGGGGATATCCTCGGCACGAGGAAACCGGTCCGGGGGCACGACGGCTTTCAGCTCCTGGTACAGGGTCTCCTGGATGCCTAGGTCCCGGGAGAGGTGGTACAGGGCCCACGACAGCGTGTTGGAGgtctgggggagcagaggggagggagggaggtggggcTGGCACCAGAACATCCTCGCGCTGCGCCAGCATGGCACcagacagccccagctccaaTGCGCAGGGAAAGcaagagggaaactgaggcacggagccGGGCAGGTGGCAGAGAGGAGAACAGGGTCTGCGCTGACAGGTCCCTGAGCCCCTGGGGCAGTGTGGAGCCGGCCCTCACCGTGTCCACgccggccagcagcagctcggcCACGCTGCCATAGACCTCGTCCAGGCTGAGCCTGCCGCTGGCCAGCAGGTAGCTCAGGTAGCCCGACACCTCCTTGCCCCGCTCcacctgcccctccagctccttcatCTTCCGATCAATCAGGGTCTTGCCTGCAGGGACAGACATGGCCATGGAGAGATGACCCAGAGTCCGTGGAGAGACGGGCAGACGCCGGGCGGCCAAGAAGGAACGTGCCCTGGCCACGCTCGGTGGCTctctgggggctgcccccctcGTGAGGGTTGTTATGGGGGGGTCTGATCCCATCCCCACGGCTCACCGAAGGCAAAGATGGTGTCCCAGCTGTCCAGGTAGCGGTCCCAGAAGGGCAGCACCTTGCGGCTCCAGCGGGGCAGCACGGTGGCGAAGATGGAGTTCTTGAACATGAGGTTGATGGAGTCGATGAAGTGCTGGGTCTCGGCGGGGACCTGCTGCTTCAGGCACCCGATGCGGGTCTCGAAGAGGATATAGGAGATCCCTGCGGGAACAGGCAGCATCCAGACCCCCGCGGGGACACAGCGGGGCGGGGGCGAGGGCCGGGCCCCCCCTACCTTCCAGGGCGAAGCGATAGAGCAGGTTGGCCACGtcccccaccagcacccccgAGGGGCTGCGGCTCCGCTCCTCGCGCAGCCGCACCATCAGGTCCGACACCACCTCGCCGATGGCGTCCGCGTACAGCAGCGCCTCCGAGGGCTTCAGCAGCCGCTTGTTGAGGACCTGGCGCAGGCGGTACCAGCgctccccttccctgcagggGGATCGGGCTCAGCGGGCTAAGCCAAATTCACCCCGAGCCCTGTGGGTCTCTCCACCCCGCCGTAGCCATGCCCGCCCGCCTGGGGAAAACGGAGCGCTGGGACCCCACATCAccccggggcaggggcaggaggttTGCTGCCCCCCAGGGCACGGCCAGGGCAGGACTCACTCGGTGAAGGGTCCGTAGGGCAGGCGCCGGGTGTCCCGGTGCTCCTTCCACAGGGCCATGTCGCTCCGCATCGGGTACTTGCCCTCCTGccgcagcagctgctccagcaccacgGGGCTCCCGATGTTGATGTTCTGGTAGTGCCCGAAGGTCGACTTCCAGATGGGGCCGTAAATGCGCCGGGACATCAGCTGCGAGGCACCAGAGCAAGGCAGGGTGAACGGGACgtcggggtgggggggcagcgCTCAGCACCGGGGCTGGGTCAGTGCCCGAGCATAGGAGGCAGCCACCCCCCCGCAGACTGGCACATCCCTCATCCAGCCCAGGGAGGCACGGAGAGCCCGGCGGGACTTTTAGAGCGACACAGACCAggaggggacagcggggacagggacaaCTGCCATGCATGGGGCTTGGCGAAGACGCAAGGCCACTGCAGCGGCCGCCAGCAGATCCAAgccctgctgcttgcagcaTCACCCCATCCGTGCTCCGCTCAGGAGCGGGTCCTTGAACCCGCCGCCGATAAGGGTGGTTAATGatcagcgctgggcagcaccgGGCTGCTCCCAGGGCAGGTGTCCAAGTGctgggcacagggctggggccaCGTGTGGCCTTGGGCTCCCGCACCATCCAGGGGACATCCACCAGCATCAGCCCTCCTCCCGGCTCAGAGCCCCCCTCTCCTCACCTGCACCCACCGGGGCCGTGCCTGTGTCCCCTCGGAGCATCCAGCGCACCCCAGGGGCAGCCAGGCACCCCTTGCAAGCCACACGGCCACTTCCAAAGGGCTCGTGGCACCTCGCCGGGCACCGCCACAGCCCCTGTGGAGCGGGACCAagcccagggggctgcagggacccAGCAGGGAAGCCCTGGTCCCGGTTCCCCGTGGCTGCGGGGATGCACGTGGTACAATCTCCCTTGGTGACTGACTGCATCGCAGCCTGAGCCCGGATTCATCTGGATTCGTCACCGCGGGGAGACGTTCCTCGCGCgtggtggcaggaggagggggagggatgGCCGCCCCGGTGCCGCAGGCAGTGCGCCCGGAGAACACGGGGCTGTGGGTGGCCACATCCTGGGTCGAAGCCTGCTGCCGGCGTGCGCTCATGGCCAGGACCCGGCACAGCTCGGGCCttggagagcagggctgggagaagctTCCGGGATTGGGGGAAGGCACCTCCGGAGCTGTCTGCAAAGCTGGGCCATGCTGGgagccccaggggagcagcagggacctGTGCCTGCTCCCCgagcccctgctcccctgccacaaccccttccccaggcagcgGTGCCCGCTGCTCCGCGGTGCCAGGGAGGCCTGATCCTGCACTTTCCTCCCAGCTGTGGTGTGGGTCAGAGCTCCAGGGCGCTGGAGGCTGCCGCCTGGCTTGCGGCCAGCCAAGCCCATCTCTTGCTTCATCCAATGTATGAGGGAGTgccaacagaagaaaacaaacagctacCTGTTCCTCCCCTGCATCCCCAGGCACTGCTTGCCCCCACATCTGCCCCCCAAACTGATGCTCCCCAGGCtcactgcagctggggctgcccgggAATGCTGGGACCCCACGAGCAGCCCCTGGCCCTCGGGGGGAAGCCAAGGCACGCGTGGCCCTGCCCAGCTCGGGCACTCCGAGGCAGCCGGCGGGACCCTCCGGGTGCCACCCGTTTCTCCACCAGTCCCCCTGCACGCTGCtccccccagcatccccccaCGGGTGCCGGGGCGCTCCccaccctcagctccccacagtCACCCGT from Oxyura jamaicensis isolate SHBP4307 breed ruddy duck chromosome 7, BPBGC_Ojam_1.0, whole genome shotgun sequence encodes the following:
- the PRKAG3 gene encoding 5'-AMP-activated protein kinase subunit gamma-3, encoding MEQLPGPAAPQMAPLDAAARPEDEGLPAGFPEAPCPREEEEEEEEEDRRRSPRPVTFTLGSEVLGLGPEADFQTPDAEVYMHFLRSHCCYDAVPTSCKLVVFDTSLEIKKAFVALVANGVRAAPLWDSKTQSFVGMLTITDFINILHRYYRSPLVQIYEVEEHKIETWREVYLQGSFKPLVYISPSNSLFDAVYSLIKHKIHRLPVIEPTSGNVLHILTHKRILKFLHIFGSTIPKPRFLKKTVQELCVGTFRNVAVVPETAPIYAALEIFVDRRVSALPVINDAGQVVGLYSRFDVIHLAAQKTYNNLDISVREALRQRTVCLEGVLTCYPHETMEDIIDRIAKEQVHRLVLVDENQYPRGIVSLSDILQALVLTPAGID
- the LOC118169577 gene encoding sterol 26-hydroxylase, mitochondrial, giving the protein MTSPPPPAPPRPPLQPPAHPSETRARGSAALLPLXLRPRPPPPPPRSPGPPRRAGSSAAAAAGPARLKGPAELPGPGLLRTFVWLFLRGYLLHTHRLQLMSRRIYGPIWKSTFGHYQNINIGSPVVLEQLLRQEGKYPMRSDMALWKEHRDTRRLPYGPFTEEGERWYRLRQVLNKRLLKPSEALLYADAIGEVVSDLMVRLREERSRSPSGVLVGDVANLLYRFALEGISYILFETRIGCLKQQVPAETQHFIDSINLMFKNSIFATVLPRWSRKVLPFWDRYLDSWDTIFAFGKTLIDRKMKELEGQVERGKEVSGYLSYLLASGRLSLDEVYGSVAELLLAGVDTTSNTLSWALYHLSRDLGIQETLYQELKAVVPPDRFPRAEDIPKMPMLRAIIKETLRVYPVVPTNARVFYEKDIIIGDYLFPKNTLFVLAHYAMSHDETYFPEPERFLPQRWLRGYGSPHHPFSSIPFGYGVRACVGRRIAELEMHLALARIIQAFEVRPDPRGVEVTSVSRIVLVADKPINLEFIARPGAP